A window of the Sporosarcina sp. FSL K6-2383 genome harbors these coding sequences:
- a CDS encoding arginine deiminase family protein, translating to MSTPVEETPITQCDTEYDTLRRVILCQPKFMAIEEVINDVQKKYEDENIDVELAMNQHKDFEQTLKEYGVEVITLPSSAQFPEQVFTRDIGFTVGDDIFVSEMASDIRKGEEEVLEEWLDDEDIPFQTTTNRVEGGDVIVDRGTVYVGISSRTSEEAVQKLRHDLPDHDIIQVPFNEKYLHLDCVFNILSPEIGLIFPKALDKETINMLSTTYKLIEVSEEEQFTMGTNVLSIGDKQVFSLPQNKNVNAQMRARGFEVIEVDFSEIIKSGGSFRCCSMPIVRE from the coding sequence ATGAGCACCCCAGTGGAAGAGACACCGATAACTCAATGCGATACAGAATATGATACGCTACGCCGTGTCATCCTATGCCAGCCAAAATTCATGGCAATCGAAGAGGTAATCAATGATGTACAAAAGAAGTATGAAGATGAAAATATAGACGTGGAACTTGCGATGAACCAGCATAAAGACTTTGAACAAACGCTGAAGGAATACGGAGTTGAGGTAATCACATTGCCGTCATCCGCACAATTTCCGGAACAGGTTTTCACACGTGATATTGGCTTCACTGTTGGAGACGACATTTTCGTTTCGGAGATGGCAAGTGACATCCGTAAAGGTGAGGAGGAGGTACTGGAAGAGTGGTTGGACGATGAGGATATCCCATTCCAAACAACGACAAATCGTGTGGAAGGCGGCGATGTCATTGTTGACCGCGGTACAGTATACGTCGGTATCAGCAGTCGCACATCTGAAGAGGCAGTCCAGAAATTGAGGCATGATTTGCCTGACCACGACATCATCCAAGTACCGTTCAATGAAAAATACTTGCACCTCGACTGTGTGTTCAATATCCTATCACCCGAAATTGGGCTGATCTTCCCAAAGGCGCTAGACAAAGAAACAATCAATATGCTGTCAACAACATACAAACTTATCGAAGTATCCGAAGAAGAACAATTCACAATGGGTACGAACGTCTTATCAATCGGTGATAAACAAGTGTTCAGCTTGCCACAAAACAAAAACGTCAACGCACAAATGCGCGCCCGCGGATTCGAAGTGATCGAAGTCGACTTCTCAGAAATTATAAAATCTGGCGGTTCTTTTCGATGCTGCTCGATGCCGATTGTTAGGGAATAG
- a CDS encoding YqcI/YcgG family protein yields MIQTDDALLTKDDFAKRTDLPDWLLKEYETFHRTVTDKTFPCYFGMNGELKGELRYAFVTQDDWSNLPTALESFLALFKEPNHKRHGLFVFVEPFKIEGSLDDYRKQFWEILQYLHGVDNKEWPAESPRDSQHYLWDFHFLGEPIFVFGNAPAYKQRKTRNLGNAMVIGFQPRRIFEGLKGTEPGGMMSREKVRERVAVWDQLPKHPDISHFGDPSHHEWKQFFIGDDAEPIQGVCPFTHKEMK; encoded by the coding sequence ATGATTCAGACAGATGATGCTTTATTGACAAAAGATGATTTTGCGAAGCGTACTGATTTGCCAGATTGGTTGTTGAAGGAATATGAAACATTTCATAGGACAGTAACAGATAAGACGTTTCCCTGTTATTTTGGGATGAACGGAGAGTTGAAGGGTGAACTACGATATGCATTTGTGACCCAAGATGATTGGTCTAATTTACCGACTGCGTTAGAGTCGTTTTTGGCACTTTTCAAAGAGCCTAATCATAAGCGGCATGGGCTCTTTGTATTTGTAGAGCCATTTAAAATTGAGGGTTCGTTGGATGATTATCGAAAGCAGTTTTGGGAGATTCTACAATATCTGCATGGAGTCGATAATAAAGAATGGCCTGCGGAAAGCCCCCGGGATTCTCAGCATTATTTGTGGGATTTTCATTTTCTCGGTGAGCCGATTTTCGTTTTTGGTAATGCCCCCGCCTACAAGCAACGAAAAACACGTAATCTTGGCAATGCTATGGTCATTGGGTTTCAGCCTAGAAGAATTTTCGAGGGGTTAAAAGGAACAGAACCTGGTGGGATGATGTCACGCGAAAAAGTACGTGAACGTGTTGCGGTATGGGATCAGTTGCCGAAGCATCCCGATATTAGTCACTTTGGCGACCCATCACATCATGAATGGAAGCAATTTTTCATTGGCGATGATGCGGAGCCTATTCAAGGTGTATGTCCGTTTACGCATAAAGAGATGAAGTAA
- a CDS encoding methyl-accepting chemotaxis protein, producing MRITVGKKLWIGFTSILVILIVVGASGLWALMKLNEEYRYLIDEKINSVLLFEQLLSNQNEDAKNVHGFIIYKEDSYLEHREEVVTSFKNKLKELDKLIQAPSEQELLKAVKEAALSYREINEIAIRDVQEGSLETAAKIAAEAEMYEIVINENIRKLMEIQTNQQLQTEKELQDALALIRILIASLIGIASIVTVTIARLISRSISRPVGTMTVALKQLATGDFAVEPVNVRTKDELGEMADALNDMVGDLRGIIINARQSASQLATHAEELSASSEESLAASEMVAGITERSLLTNERQASTVKESVISIGEMVTGIDRITVDNEALQSSSTAVSRLVNDGATFMNNFTDQMQSIRTTMEQSTTIISEMATHSEQIRSVTALITGIADQTNLLALNAAIEAARAGEHGKGFSVVADEVRKLAEQSKHSAEEIGRMMDAMIHNVGQAVTSTEDGSQRVQAGLADTEKTATIFNSIEDAAANMSQKLATVSITIEQIRTMTDKVAYESASIEELAGQSASEAQSSSAATEEQLATTEEISSSAQTLAKLAETLQGDMARFTL from the coding sequence ATGCGAATTACTGTAGGGAAAAAATTATGGATTGGCTTTACATCCATATTAGTTATTTTAATTGTCGTCGGTGCATCCGGATTATGGGCATTGATGAAATTGAATGAGGAGTACCGTTATTTAATTGATGAAAAAATAAATAGTGTTTTATTGTTTGAACAATTATTATCCAATCAAAATGAAGATGCTAAAAATGTTCATGGATTTATCATTTATAAAGAAGATTCTTATTTGGAACATCGCGAAGAAGTGGTGACTTCATTTAAAAATAAATTAAAAGAATTAGATAAACTCATACAAGCCCCTTCTGAACAAGAATTACTCAAAGCAGTCAAGGAAGCCGCCTTAAGTTATCGGGAAATTAATGAAATTGCGATAAGAGATGTCCAAGAAGGCAGTTTAGAAACCGCTGCAAAAATAGCTGCCGAGGCTGAGATGTACGAGATCGTGATTAATGAAAATATAAGAAAGCTAATGGAAATCCAAACAAATCAGCAACTACAGACTGAAAAAGAGCTGCAAGATGCGTTGGCTTTGATTCGAATACTGATTGCTAGTCTAATTGGAATTGCGAGTATTGTTACCGTAACCATTGCACGCCTTATCAGTCGTAGCATTTCACGTCCTGTAGGAACGATGACAGTAGCGCTTAAACAACTCGCTACTGGCGATTTCGCTGTGGAACCCGTGAATGTTCGCACCAAGGATGAGCTCGGAGAAATGGCGGATGCTTTGAACGACATGGTAGGTGATCTTCGTGGAATCATTATAAATGCAAGACAATCTGCTTCCCAGCTTGCGACGCATGCAGAAGAATTGTCTGCTAGCTCAGAAGAAAGCCTAGCTGCCTCTGAAATGGTTGCCGGCATTACAGAGCGCAGTTTGCTAACGAATGAACGACAGGCGTCCACAGTTAAGGAGTCCGTTATTTCCATAGGTGAAATGGTTACTGGCATCGATCGGATAACAGTAGACAATGAAGCACTACAAAGTTCTTCCACAGCTGTTTCACGACTCGTCAATGATGGAGCGACTTTCATGAATAATTTCACCGATCAAATGCAGTCCATTCGTACAACGATGGAACAATCTACAACCATCATCAGTGAAATGGCTACGCACTCAGAACAAATTCGTTCTGTCACAGCACTTATAACAGGCATCGCAGACCAAACGAACTTATTGGCATTAAATGCGGCGATTGAAGCAGCTCGAGCAGGCGAACATGGAAAAGGGTTTTCCGTTGTAGCCGATGAGGTCCGCAAGCTTGCTGAACAATCCAAGCATTCTGCTGAAGAAATTGGTCGGATGATGGACGCCATGATTCACAATGTGGGACAAGCTGTTACGAGTACAGAGGACGGCAGTCAACGTGTTCAAGCAGGGCTTGCTGACACGGAAAAAACAGCCACCATATTCAACAGTATTGAGGACGCAGCGGCTAATATGAGTCAGAAGCTTGCTACTGTCTCCATCACAATTGAACAGATTCGCACAATGACAGATAAAGTTGCCTATGAATCAGCTAGCATCGAGGAGCTTGCAGGACAATCAGCCAGTGAAGCGCAGTCCTCAAGCGCCGCAACCGAAGAGCAGCTTGCAACGACTGAAGAAATTTCGTCCAGTGCACAAACACTAGCAAAACTAGCAGAGACCTTACAAGGTGACATGGCACGATTTACGCTCTGA